Proteins found in one Salvia splendens isolate huo1 chromosome 10, SspV2, whole genome shotgun sequence genomic segment:
- the LOC121752533 gene encoding calmodulin binding protein PICBP-like, whose amino-acid sequence MDSVDSSPNFMKARSRFDPNKENSPGRSESDEIMSVSSSNCGSSVTQPNSQNLSNNGIRNRTTTNNKIPKNFATVRSFRRRPKPRLIQSPLLLSDDEASPHYLKATTSSQGKKSRSSESTLDGSDSKSTSHSSFLSRKSSFRNVRVLIKRASFKPKRSLLRDVGVDRATYSSTLKDSKFPAPAEFQLHHGREEESEKVCRYHHCSLHGGCHTSGEPAPPLKRFLYKRKQSLRKQRSMVPKSETTRGVKLPGDRKKNLHKRVIAREVEPLDQERFSESIAVSGVVNGNNPNEETELFGNGYSDVQEAYLVELAFGEMSFPERSYQDSLDIGRKYSSEGQGLGGASLRCSCHNREEFMATPKRLEATATSIEWENDKDASAVVLGTSIDNVAVSCKDGPDTPVVSDEKTKKRNAFVSASSGSNSSEEDAEFTTESSPAKENQIADDAAHAGDSEMTTPTHNKGGLHFSKPRHMSMWNLIHQHMSSNVSVESTDKDSADVGGEASDSEAQEVEIRKMFAVKLVREAIEKILLPEVQDQASDDQSVTSETTPRPELVEKDKIREFIQENYMESANGNVSSDLKEETAVAGDVEVVRKSEKKAPKHWSNLKKWILLQKFIRELEKVRRFNPKKPRHLPLIPDPEAEKVSLRPQMVEERKSAEEWMLDHALRQAVSQLAPTQKKKVALLVKAFETVVPPQEEDSQAQCRIPRLRSVSMFDSAITGLRRAGLSGGDLLSSDENEKLEDLVHEENDENILKSQSLNLDGDDGDRMPVQVMSDKTKTKTEAVQGPQQDAISDRKKHIQMWHMIYQHVVADIAEKVGGHLLDGGEDEQEEDHATPSNLRGGLTKSDALKLVKQAVDEILIPEAQDEASNTRSVSSDSVEDEDLGVESKAEVPKSRNWRKLKKLLLLKRSIKALRGFRPRAHQALPQTGDPGPEKVDLRQQMMDERKKAEQWMLDYAVQHIVMTLTPARKRRVAMLVEAFEAVVPLPEA is encoded by the exons ATGGATTCCGTTGATTCATCGCCAAATTTTATGAAGGCCAGAAGCAGATTTGatccaaacaaagaaaattCTCCG GGGAGAAGTGAATCTGATGAAATCATGTCTGTTAGTTCTTCCAATTGTGGATCTTCAGTTACCCAACCTAATTCTCAAAACCTTTCCAATAATGGAATCAGGAACAGAACCACCACCAACAACAAAATCCCCAAAAACTTTGCAACTGTTAGATCATTTAGGAGAAGGCCAAAGCCAAGACTCATCCAATCTCCTCTCCTATTGTCTGATGATGAAGCGTCGCCTCATTATCTCAAGGCAACGACCTCTTCACAGGGAAAGAAATCGCGCTCGTCTGAATCTACGCTCGATGGGAGCGATAGTAAGAGCACTTCACATTCCTCATTCCTTTCAAGAAAATCCAGCTTTAGAAATGTGAGGGTTTTGATCAAGAGGGCTAGTTTCAAGCCCAAGAGGTCTTTGTTGAGAGATGTTGGTGTTGATAGAGCTACGTATTCTTCCACTCTCAAGGATTCCAAGTTTCCTGCCCCCGCGGAGTTTCAACTTCATCACGGTAGGGAAGAAGAATCTGAAAAGGTTTGTAGGTACCATCATTGCTCATTGCATGGGGGTTGCCACACGAGTGGTGAACCGGCCCCTCCGTTGAAGCGTTTCTTGTACAAAAGGAAGCAGTCGTTGAGGAAGCAGAGGAGCATGGTGCCTAAGTCTGAGACCACGCGTGGAGTGAAGCTCCCTGGTGATAGAAAGAAGAATCTCCATAAAAGAGTAATAGCTCGTGAAGTAGAGCCTTTGGATCAAGAGAGATTCAGCGAGAGCATAGCTGTTTCTGGTGTTGTAAATGGAAACAATCCTAATGAGGAAACTGAGCTATTTGGGAATGGATATAGCGATGTTCAAGAGGCGTATCTGGTTGAACTCGCCTTTGGTGAGATGTCGTTCCCTGAGAGAAGCTACCAGGATAGTCTGGACATAGGAAGGAAGTATTCTTCGGAGGGGCAAGGTCTTGGAGGGGCATCTTTGAGGTGCTCGTGTCACAACAGAGAGGAATTCATGGCCACTCCTAAAAGACTCGAGGCTACTGCAACGAGCATTGAATGGGAAAACGACAAAGACGCATCTGCTGTAGTTCTAGGCACCTCCATTGATAATGTTGCAGTAAGCTGCAAAGATGGTCCAGATACTCCAGTCGTATCCGATGAAAAAACCAAGAAGAGAAATGCGTTCGTATCAGCTTCTTCGGGTAGCAATTCTTCTGAGGAAGATGCAGAGTTTACTACTGAATCTTCACCAGCTAAAGAAAACCAGATAGCTGATGATGCTGCACATGCTGGAGATTCTGAGATGACTACCCCTACTCACAACAAGGGTGGGCTTCACTTCAGCAAGCCGAGGCATATGAGCATGTGGAATCTGATACACCAACATATGTCATCAAATGTCTCTGTTGAATCCACAGATAAGGATAGTGCGGATGTAGGGGGAGAAGCGAGTGACTCGGAGGCTCAAGAGGTTGAAATCCGGAAGATGTTTGCTGTCAAGCTTGTACGAGAAGCAATTGAGAAGATTCTCCTTCCGGAGGTTCAAGACCAAGCATCTGATGATCAGTCGGTCACGAGTGAAACCACTCCACGACCGGAGCTCGTGGAGAAAGATAAAATTAGAGAATTTATCCAAGAAAATTATATGGAATCTGCAAATGGAAATGTGTCATCGGATCTGAAAGAGGAGACCGCGGTGGCTGGTGATGTTGAAGTTGTGAGAAAATCTGAGAAGAAAGCTCCAAAGCATTGGAGCAATCTCAAGAAGTGGATACTGCTTCAGAAATTCATCAGAGAGCTGGAGAAAGTGAGGAGATTCAACCCCAAGAAGCCACGGCATCTGCCATTGATTCCGGATCCTGAGGCAGAGAAGGTCAGCCTCCGACCTCAGATGGTGGAGGAGAGGAAGAGCGCTGAGGAGTGGATGCTTGACCACGCACTTCGCCAGGCAGTGAGCCAGCTTGCCCCAACTCAGAAGAAAAAAGTGGCATTGCTTGTAAAAGCATTTGAGACTGTGGTTCCGCCTCAAGAAGAAGACTCTCAGGCTCAATGTCGTATCCCGAGGCTCAGAAGTGTCTCAATGTTCGACTCTGCAATTACCGGTCTGAGAAGAGCCGGTCTCTCTGGCGGTGATCTCTTGTCAAGTGATGAGAATGAGAAGCTCGAAGATCTTGTCCACGAAGAAAATGACGAGAATATTTTAAAATCACAGAGCTTGAACCTTGATGGCGATGATGGTGATAGAATGCCGGTGCAGGTGATGTCAGACAAGACAAAGACAAAGACAGAGGCCGTGCAAGGCCCTCAACAGGATGCAATATCTGATAGGAAAAAGCATATCCAAATGTGGCATATGATATATCAGCATGTGGTAGCAGACATTGCTGAAAAAGTTGGAGGCCATCTTCTCGATGGAGGCGAGGACGAACAAGAAGAGGACCACGCTACACCAAGCAATCTGAGAGGAGGCCTAACCAAATCTGATGCTCTCAAACTCGTGAAACAAGCAGTTGATGAGATCCTCATCCCAGAGGCACAAGATGAGGCCTCCAACACTCGATCAGTCTCGAGTGACTCTGTTGAAGATGAGGATTTGGGAGTAGAATCAAAGGCCGAGGTACCAAAATCAAGAAACTGGCGCAAGCTGAAGAAGCTCCTACTCTTGAAGAGATCCATCAAAGCACTGAGAGGTTTCAGACCACGGGCTCATCAAGCGCTGCCTCAGACAGGTGACCCCGGGCCAGAGAAGGTGGACTTGAGGCAGCAGATGATGGACGAGAGGAAGAAGGCGGAGCAGTGGATGCTGGACTACGCGGTCCAGCATATTGTAATGACACtgactccggctcggaagagACGGGTGGCTATGCTTGTCGAAGCGTTTGAAGCAGTTGTTCCATTGCCAGAGGCATGA